The genomic stretch GGTGTCCTGTGTTCAGTCCGGGACATCAGCAGAAAAAAGCGCTTTGATGAACTTCTTAACTCGAGGCTCTGCATCAGTAATTATTCCTTTTCAAGTTCCCTCCCCGAACTTTTCCAGAAGGTATTGTCAGAATCTGAGCGGCTGACCGAGAGCCAGTTTTCTTTTTTTCATTTTGTGGATGATATCAACAAAATGATTCATCTGAACACATGGTCTGAAAACGCTGTGAAGGTCTGTGCCATAAAAACGCATGAAAAATCATACGGCCTCGACAAAGCGGGGGTATGGGCAGATTGTGTAAGGGGCCGCAAGCCAGTGATCCATAATGACTATCCTGATCTTGATGCTAAAAAAGGGCTTCCTCCAGGGCATACCCATATAAGCCGTGAGCTTGTCGTGCCTGTGTTTGAGGGAGAAAAAATTGTCGCAACGCTCGGGGTGGGCAACAAACGTGCCGATTATGATCAGGTCGATGTGGAGGTGGTAACCGAGCTTGCCAAGATGGCCTGGGACATACTTGGCAGGAAGGAGGCTGAAAAGAGATTCGGCGAATCCCAGCGTGTTCTTAAAACCCTGATGGATAATCTACCCGGAATAGTATTCAGGTGCAGGGTCAGCTCTGAGCTAAAGCTTGAAGTTGAGTTCGTGAGTGATGGTTGCACAGCAATCACTGGTTATTCCCCTGATGAATTCACAACCGGCCAGGTCAATTTTTTTGACATAGTTCACCATGAAGATTCTGCGATGATTGCCAGGATGGTTCCAGGTTTTTTCAACAATAACCGGCCCTACGAGGTTGAGTTTAGAGTGATACATAGAAACGGAGCTTTCAGGCATCTCTGGGGGCGCGGCATAGCTGTTTCTTCCATGGAAGGGGCTTTTGTAACGATAGAGGGATTTATTTCGGATATTACAGAACTCCGAAGCAAGGATGCGGAGTTGCGGCGTTTTGCCTCGGCCATGCACCAGGTGGCCGATACCATTATAATCACTGATAAGAGCGGTGTTATCAAATATGTCAATCCATCATTCGAAAAGACCAGTGGATACGGCTGTTCCGAGGTGATGGGGAAAAAAGCCAAAGTCCTGAACAGGGGAGCGCTTGACGATGGTTTGCATAGGGATCTATGGTCAACCATTGAATCCGGCAGAATCTGGAGCGGCCGTTTCGTAAGCAGAAAAAAAGACGGAAGCCTTTATACTGAAGAGGCGACCATCTCCCCGGTATTTGATGACAATGGGGAAATAATCGAGTTTGTCGCTGTAAAAAGAGACATCACAAACGAGCTGAATCTTGAGGCCCAGATTTTTCAGTCCCAGAAAATGGAGGCAATCGGTGCCCTATCAGGCGGAATAGCCCATGATTTCAATAATATTCTTTTCCCTCTAATCGGTTTTTCTGATATTCTACAACAAGATCTTCCTGCGGACAGTCATTTGCAGGATTATGTCAGTGAAATACTCACGGCTTCTTTCAGGGCAAAGGAGCTTGTCAAGCAGATACTCGCATTCAGCCGTCAGTCAAAGGCGGGAAAAACGGTTCTTCGCATCCAAAACATTCTGGGCGAGGTGGTTCGTTTCTCAAGAGCAACACTTCCAAGCACAATTACAGTCAGAACTTTTATAAATACGAAATGCCGCCCTGTGCTTGCTGATTCAACCCAGATACACCAGATAGCCATGAATCTTGTCACAAACGCTCTCCATGCAATGGAGGAAAACGGCGGTGTTTTAACGATCGCCCTTGATGAGATCCAGATGGATAATGAACTTTCTTCAAATCTTTCAATAGAATCAGGTCTTTATATCCGTATGGCCGTATCGGATACGGGTTGCGGCATAGCTCCGGCCATTCAGGGCAGAATCTTTGATCCTTATTTTACAACTAAAGATAAAGGTACAGGAATTGGTCTGGCCGTGGTTCATGGGATCGTAAAGAGCCACGGTGGCAACATTGAACTTCAAAGCACTAAGGGAGAGGGAACTTCATTCGTTATTTATTTCCCATGCCTTATGGAAGACAGAAAGGATGCCCAAAAGGATTATATGGTTCCGACTCCTTGCGGAAGCGAGAAGATTCTTGTGGTTGATGATGAAGAGGCAATCGCAAGAATGGTCAGACAAATGCTTGAGCGCCTCGGATATACTGTGACTGTCCGTACAAGCAGCGCCGAGGCTTTCCAGCTTTTCAAAGACGATCCTTACAGATTTGATCTGGTTATTACGGATATGACCATGCCCAAAATGACAGGCGATCAGCTCTCTATGGGAATTAAGAAGATCAGAGCTGGGGTCCCTATCATAATATGCACTGGTTTCAGCGAGAAAATGGATGCAGACAAGGCAAGGATGCTTGGAATAGAGGGCTTTGTCTTAAAACCTATACTCCAGAATGAACTGGCCGTGAAGGTCAGGGAGGTTCTTGATAATAAAGAAAAATAGAAAATAGCTGCTAACTTATCGGGGAGGATAAGACTATGAAAATTAATGTCAGGTCAATAGAATTCAGGCTTCTTGTTATCAGTCTCTGTGCCGTGCTTTTCCCTTTGATGGTCGTGGGAGGGGTTTCCATATCGAAATCATCCCGTGCCTTGACCGCCGTCTCAGAAGAAAAGGTTCAGATATTGGCCCAGGATACGGCAAATCTTGTCCATAATATTCTAAATGCTGAGATGAGAATTGCCGCAACTTTTTCCTCAGCCCAGAACATCATGAAACACGTCGCCCTGATCAACCAGAACGGAATTGAGAAAGAAGCCGAATCAGTAAAAATCCTTTTTGAGAATATGAAACAAAAATTTACCCATATGGGTGATAATTATCAGGGGATTTTTGTCACTGATATCAAGGGCAATCTTTTGACAGGCGTACTTGAGGGCGGGGCCGAATACAAAGGCGTTAATATCGCTGAAAATGAGGAATTCAAAAAAGCCGTTTTAAATCAGAAAGATGTTGTCGGTGAAATGACTGTCTCAAAAGCAACCGGGAAATTGATTGTCATAGTTGTCTCGCCAATTAAATCTGAACAGGGGCAGATTGTCGGAGTTTTCGGGTCAGTTCTGAAAGCTGGATATTTTACAAGCCTTGTTTCAGACCGTAAGATCGGTAAAACAGGCTATGGCTATATGCTAAACGGAAAAGGCATTGTACTTGCCCATCCTAAACAGGAACATGTGCTTAAGCTGGATGCTTCGGCCATCAAGGAAATGGACAGCATCTCCAAGCAGATGCTTGCCGGACAGACAGGCGTTGAATCATATGTTTTTAATGGGGTTGATAAAATAGCCGGTTTCGCACCGGTCGGAATAAACGGGTGGTCAATAAGCGTGACCCAGGATTCCGATGAATTCCTTGAGGCGGCAGTCAGCATCAGGAATCTGACTTTGCTGGTTATTATATGTTCCATACTGATTGTTGGTACTGTCATTGTAATTGCTTCAAGATCAATAGTCAGGCCAATAAACAGCGCTGTTGAAGGTCT from Desulforegula conservatrix Mb1Pa encodes the following:
- a CDS encoding PAS domain S-box protein gives rise to the protein MSESSLKKPESIFYRAFNNESFNIIMFFSTIDEGVYIDVNEAFVRAVGFPKHEIIGRTSVELGLMSDKDRERIKKKLADKGRLENFEVEFRTNEKKILNLSMFGEIVSIGGQQSLFTIVHDVTELKNAKSELEKEKTLLQVIFESTPDALVIKDLNSVYQKANPAFCRSSGITEAQAVGKTDFDFFPETEALKYRAEDQEIIKTGISKEFERKFRQQDNLVWYQTIKTPVMNSRGSISGVLCSVRDISRKKRFDELLNSRLCISNYSFSSSLPELFQKVLSESERLTESQFSFFHFVDDINKMIHLNTWSENAVKVCAIKTHEKSYGLDKAGVWADCVRGRKPVIHNDYPDLDAKKGLPPGHTHISRELVVPVFEGEKIVATLGVGNKRADYDQVDVEVVTELAKMAWDILGRKEAEKRFGESQRVLKTLMDNLPGIVFRCRVSSELKLEVEFVSDGCTAITGYSPDEFTTGQVNFFDIVHHEDSAMIARMVPGFFNNNRPYEVEFRVIHRNGAFRHLWGRGIAVSSMEGAFVTIEGFISDITELRSKDAELRRFASAMHQVADTIIITDKSGVIKYVNPSFEKTSGYGCSEVMGKKAKVLNRGALDDGLHRDLWSTIESGRIWSGRFVSRKKDGSLYTEEATISPVFDDNGEIIEFVAVKRDITNELNLEAQIFQSQKMEAIGALSGGIAHDFNNILFPLIGFSDILQQDLPADSHLQDYVSEILTASFRAKELVKQILAFSRQSKAGKTVLRIQNILGEVVRFSRATLPSTITVRTFINTKCRPVLADSTQIHQIAMNLVTNALHAMEENGGVLTIALDEIQMDNELSSNLSIESGLYIRMAVSDTGCGIAPAIQGRIFDPYFTTKDKGTGIGLAVVHGIVKSHGGNIELQSTKGEGTSFVIYFPCLMEDRKDAQKDYMVPTPCGSEKILVVDDEEAIARMVRQMLERLGYTVTVRTSSAEAFQLFKDDPYRFDLVITDMTMPKMTGDQLSMGIKKIRAGVPIIICTGFSEKMDADKARMLGIEGFVLKPILQNELAVKVREVLDNKEK
- a CDS encoding methyl-accepting chemotaxis protein, whose translation is MKINVRSIEFRLLVISLCAVLFPLMVVGGVSISKSSRALTAVSEEKVQILAQDTANLVHNILNAEMRIAATFSSAQNIMKHVALINQNGIEKEAESVKILFENMKQKFTHMGDNYQGIFVTDIKGNLLTGVLEGGAEYKGVNIAENEEFKKAVLNQKDVVGEMTVSKATGKLIVIVVSPIKSEQGQIVGVFGSVLKAGYFTSLVSDRKIGKTGYGYMLNGKGIVLAHPKQEHVLKLDASAIKEMDSISKQMLAGQTGVESYVFNGVDKIAGFAPVGINGWSISVTQDSDEFLEAAVSIRNLTLLVIICSILIVGTVIVIASRSIVRPINSAVEGLKDIAQGEGDLTMRLSVNSKDEVGELATWFNVFIEKLQGIMKDISGGVQTLASSSTELSVISTQMNRGISIVTEKSSAVAAASEEMSASMHSVAAAMEQSSANTNMLATASEEMSSTINEIARNAEKARTISSNAAKKATNATENIDQLGIAAKSIGKVIETITDISEQVNLLALNATIEAARAGEAGKGFAVVANEIKELARQTADATQDIREKVEGIQGTTAITVKEITEITGVIAEVNEVVTTIAAAVEEQSAATTEIAGNVAQVSTGIQEVNENVNQSSAAASYITKDIADVNGSMAEMSNNSAQVDVSAHDLSKLSEHLKHMVDQFKL